The following proteins come from a genomic window of Geomonas sp. RF6:
- a CDS encoding beta-ketoacyl-[acyl-carrier-protein] synthase family protein, whose product MSRPWQVAITGIGCICAAGASVPECLETLYRGERDPRPPTRYSSSHSTAYPVFEIPGFEEPPEILRTAALGVHAAREALADARLAPAELERLRVGVCVGTTVGSAFNNEVFCREYRAGIDPDLEPIERILRSNPAEVIAGEFGFDGPCQTVVNACASGTDAVGIGASWIRGGICDVVIAGGADELGRITYNGFISLMITDDSPCRPFDRDRKGLNLGEGAGMLVLESEVVRARRSKKARSFLIGYGSACDAHHLTAPKPDGDGLRRALAEALGCCGTAPGEIAFVNAHGTGTPDNDRVESRVLADVLPGVPFISTKGYTGHTLGAAGAIEAVFTVACLERGRIPGNAGFRTPDPELGGTPVPEAAEIGGSVALSESLAFGGSNSVIVLAKGEEAPCA is encoded by the coding sequence ATGAGCCGCCCCTGGCAGGTAGCCATCACCGGGATCGGATGCATCTGCGCCGCAGGCGCCAGCGTCCCCGAGTGCCTGGAGACGCTCTACCGTGGGGAGCGGGACCCGCGTCCGCCGACCCGTTATTCCAGCAGCCACTCCACCGCCTATCCGGTCTTCGAGATACCGGGATTCGAGGAGCCGCCCGAGATCCTGCGCACGGCGGCGCTGGGTGTCCACGCGGCACGGGAGGCGCTCGCTGACGCAAGACTTGCGCCCGCGGAGCTCGAGAGGTTGCGGGTCGGTGTCTGCGTCGGAACGACGGTCGGGAGCGCCTTCAACAACGAGGTCTTCTGCCGCGAGTACCGCGCCGGGATCGACCCGGACCTGGAGCCGATCGAGCGCATCTTGCGCAGCAACCCTGCGGAAGTCATTGCCGGGGAATTCGGCTTCGACGGCCCCTGCCAGACCGTGGTAAACGCCTGCGCCTCCGGCACCGACGCCGTGGGGATCGGCGCCTCCTGGATCCGCGGCGGCATCTGCGACGTCGTCATCGCCGGCGGCGCCGACGAGCTCGGCCGCATCACCTACAACGGCTTTATCTCCCTCATGATCACCGACGACTCCCCCTGCAGGCCTTTTGACAGGGATCGGAAGGGGCTGAATCTCGGGGAAGGGGCGGGGATGCTCGTCCTCGAATCGGAAGTGGTGCGGGCGCGGCGCTCGAAGAAGGCTCGCTCCTTCCTCATCGGCTACGGCTCCGCCTGCGACGCCCACCACCTCACCGCACCGAAGCCGGACGGCGACGGGTTGCGCCGTGCCCTGGCGGAAGCCCTTGGCTGCTGCGGCACAGCTCCCGGCGAGATCGCCTTCGTCAATGCGCACGGCACCGGCACCCCCGATAACGACAGGGTGGAGAGCCGCGTCCTCGCGGACGTACTGCCGGGCGTCCCCTTTATCTCCACGAAAGGATATACCGGCCACACCCTGGGGGCTGCGGGAGCGATCGAAGCAGTCTTCACGGTCGCCTGCCTGGAGCGCGGGCGCATCCCCGGGAACGCCGGGTTCAGGACACCCGACCCCGAGCTGGGGGGGACTCCCGTTCCGGAAGCGGCCGAGATCGGCGGCTCAGTCGCCCTCTCCGAATCCCTCGCTTTTGGCGGCAGCAACTCCGTCATCGTCCTGGCAAAAGGGGAGGAGGCGCCATGCGCATGA
- a CDS encoding phosphopantetheine-binding protein → MDTKEKLKKILVQDLNLEEVTPEEIEDDAPLFGDGLGLDSLDAVELVVLVQKHFGVEIKDMEEGRAAFQSVNALAAYIEARLSA, encoded by the coding sequence ATGGATACCAAGGAAAAGCTGAAAAAGATTCTGGTGCAGGACCTCAATCTCGAAGAGGTGACCCCCGAGGAGATCGAGGACGACGCGCCTCTCTTCGGCGACGGGCTCGGGCTCGACTCCCTCGACGCGGTAGAGCTGGTGGTGCTGGTGCAGAAGCATTTCGGCGTCGAGATAAAGGACATGGAGGAAGGGCGTGCCGCCTTCCAGTCTGTGAACGCGCTTGCTGCCTACATCGAGGCGCGCCTCTCCGCATGA
- a CDS encoding beta-ketoacyl synthase chain length factor — MRMIVRGIGVAGGFGCGVADLSAALQGGSVVPGEFTVPTGSGPVQIPALRASTARLEEFVAKKALRRIDHYSKLALLGSSLALQDGRMLGQDLSRLGLVIASGYGATTTTFSFLDSVIADGDALASPTHFANSVHNAAAAYITMMLGVKGPSLTVSQFDMSVPSALASARQWLAEGRVDQVLFGAIDEISELVGYLWHRRSQTGAAGRTIPGEGAAFFLLGRDEAEEGGYCAIDDVFIGRSCAQSVAARDPYFIVRGSGEGSFRKSGGIPEGRCLGEYAGIYGSTPAGAAFDIAIAALMLKEGRFVAGKGAAGGVEGIEAGHICTVTESGTGGCGVVQMSRL; from the coding sequence ATGCGCATGATCGTGCGGGGAATAGGGGTGGCGGGCGGCTTCGGGTGCGGTGTGGCGGACCTCTCCGCGGCGTTGCAGGGGGGGAGCGTCGTGCCGGGGGAATTCACCGTCCCCACCGGCTCCGGCCCGGTGCAGATACCGGCATTGCGGGCGTCGACCGCGCGCCTGGAAGAGTTTGTAGCGAAAAAAGCGCTGCGGCGCATCGACCACTACTCAAAGCTCGCGCTCCTCGGCTCCTCTCTGGCGCTGCAGGATGGCCGGATGCTGGGGCAGGATCTCAGCCGCCTTGGCCTCGTCATCGCCAGCGGCTATGGGGCGACGACCACGACCTTTTCCTTTCTCGACTCGGTGATCGCAGACGGCGACGCTCTCGCCTCGCCGACTCACTTTGCCAACTCCGTCCACAACGCCGCCGCGGCCTATATCACCATGATGCTTGGGGTGAAGGGGCCGAGCCTTACCGTAAGCCAGTTCGATATGTCCGTTCCCTCGGCTCTTGCGAGTGCGCGGCAGTGGCTGGCGGAGGGGAGGGTGGACCAGGTCCTCTTTGGTGCGATTGATGAGATCTCTGAGCTCGTTGGCTACCTCTGGCATCGCAGGAGTCAGACCGGTGCGGCGGGGAGGACGATCCCGGGTGAGGGGGCTGCCTTTTTCCTCCTGGGGCGGGACGAAGCTGAGGAGGGCGGGTATTGCGCCATCGACGACGTCTTCATCGGCCGGAGCTGTGCTCAATCCGTTGCCGCCCGTGACCCGTACTTCATCGTAAGAGGCAGTGGGGAAGGATCGTTCCGCAAAAGTGGCGGCATCCCTGAAGGGCGCTGCCTTGGGGAGTATGCCGGCATATACGGCAGTACCCCGGCGGGAGCTGCGTTTGATATCGCCATTGCTGCCCTGATGCTGAAAGAGGGGCGGTTTGTCGCAGGAAAAGGTGCTGCCGGAGGGGTAGAGGGGATAGAGGCAGGTCACATCTGCACCGTCACGGAGTCCGGGACAGGGGGATGCGGGGTGGTCCAGATGTCGCGGCTGTAG
- a CDS encoding lysophospholipid acyltransferase family protein: MAASNAQQPGKKWTSRSIGADWQHRVFYTLIRFGGRWAADFLLVFVVLYYTLFRPSVRNRSMHYLRRRFPRHGTLGLWWGSYRMSFGVGRVLVDRAVLGILGPQYLSVSLEARAALAALLAEGRGLILVTAHVGCWQLAMSSLSHLGSAVSLVMHREEGDVDRQFFEHGGGEAPYRFIDPATALGGSLEMLQVLKNGEVLSIMGDRMMGGKRSCLSVPFLGDPIEVPFSPYMLGSATGAPVAVIFPHTVARGKYGLQVARVMRVPEGLGRRGEAYRPYAEEFVRALEEFVEERPYQFFNFYDMWAPVGPVGLV, encoded by the coding sequence GTGGCCGCTAGCAATGCACAGCAGCCGGGGAAGAAGTGGACGAGCCGCAGCATCGGGGCCGACTGGCAGCACCGGGTCTTTTACACGCTGATCCGCTTCGGCGGGCGGTGGGCAGCAGACTTCCTGCTCGTCTTCGTGGTCCTCTACTACACCCTCTTTCGACCCTCGGTGCGAAACCGCTCCATGCACTACCTGAGGCGCAGGTTTCCGAGGCACGGGACGCTCGGGCTTTGGTGGGGGAGCTACCGCATGAGCTTTGGCGTCGGGCGGGTACTGGTGGACCGGGCGGTGCTGGGGATACTCGGGCCGCAGTACCTCTCCGTCAGTCTGGAGGCACGCGCCGCGCTGGCGGCGCTCCTTGCCGAGGGGCGCGGGCTGATCCTGGTGACGGCGCATGTGGGGTGCTGGCAACTCGCCATGTCCAGCCTTTCGCACCTGGGGAGCGCGGTGAGCCTCGTGATGCACCGCGAAGAGGGTGACGTCGACCGGCAGTTTTTCGAGCATGGAGGGGGGGAGGCGCCGTACCGCTTCATCGACCCCGCGACGGCACTCGGCGGTTCCCTGGAGATGCTGCAGGTCCTGAAGAATGGGGAGGTGCTGAGCATCATGGGGGACCGGATGATGGGGGGGAAGAGGAGCTGCCTCTCGGTCCCCTTCCTCGGCGACCCGATAGAGGTGCCCTTCAGCCCATACATGCTGGGGTCCGCCACCGGAGCGCCGGTGGCGGTGATCTTCCCGCACACGGTCGCTCGCGGGAAGTATGGTCTCCAGGTGGCCCGCGTGATGCGGGTGCCGGAGGGGCTGGGGAGGCGCGGCGAGGCGTATCGCCCCTACGCCGAGGAGTTTGTGCGCGCCCTCGAGGAGTTTGTCGAGGAGCGTCCGTACCAGTTTTTCAATTTTTACGACATGTGGGCACCCGTCGGACCAGTCGGACTGGTCTGA
- a CDS encoding B12-binding domain-containing radical SAM protein: MLNNKKILLVHPLGYRSDAAGHDISRLANIMPPLGLASIAAYVERRGMSADIIDCYARPDSDRAICDYLKAERPAFLGLSCTTSSFLDGIRIAEMARSIVPGITTVFGGPHVSALKEELFPRFRGMDIAVIGEGEETMAQLMEKGLDDPASVKGIIYRPGGGAEGCFTGYPDQLLELDDLPFPAYEKLEGFPTSYMLPIFNYPKTPNTSCISSRGCPYSCSYCDRSVFRRSFRYNSASYLYEHLRYLRERFGVRHINFYDDQFTFNRKRVEEFARLMIDRPLGMTYNCAVRAEHIDPELLALMKRSGCWMMSLGIETGDPELLAQHRQNADLDHLARKIRMIKDAGMRTKGLLMIGLPGETEESIRRSMDYVFSLPIDDFNLAKFTPFPGSPIYDRIHELGEFNEDWEQMDCMNFLFVTKGMTRERLEELFQEFYRNHFKRPKVLWGYVAMLWRSPHSWQRFIGNMGSFLKFTRNTERYLEPEG, from the coding sequence ATGCTGAACAACAAGAAGATACTGCTGGTCCACCCGCTGGGGTACCGGTCCGACGCGGCAGGGCACGACATCTCCCGCCTCGCGAACATCATGCCCCCCTTGGGTCTCGCCAGCATCGCGGCCTACGTGGAGAGGCGCGGCATGTCCGCCGACATCATCGACTGCTACGCCCGCCCCGACTCCGACCGGGCGATCTGCGACTACCTGAAGGCGGAGCGTCCCGCCTTCCTGGGGCTGAGCTGCACGACCTCCTCCTTTCTGGACGGGATACGCATCGCCGAGATGGCGCGCAGCATCGTCCCAGGGATCACCACCGTCTTCGGGGGACCCCACGTCTCTGCGTTGAAGGAGGAGCTCTTCCCGCGCTTCCGCGGCATGGACATCGCCGTCATCGGGGAGGGGGAGGAGACGATGGCGCAGCTCATGGAGAAGGGGCTCGATGACCCGGCCTCGGTGAAGGGGATCATCTATCGTCCCGGCGGGGGGGCGGAGGGGTGCTTCACCGGCTACCCCGATCAGCTCCTCGAGCTCGACGACCTCCCTTTCCCGGCGTACGAGAAGCTCGAAGGGTTCCCCACGTCGTACATGCTGCCGATCTTCAACTACCCGAAGACACCGAATACGAGCTGCATCTCCAGCCGCGGCTGCCCCTATTCGTGCAGCTATTGCGACCGCTCCGTTTTCCGGCGTTCCTTCCGCTACAACTCGGCAAGCTACCTGTACGAGCACCTGCGCTACCTGAGGGAGCGCTTCGGGGTGCGGCACATAAACTTCTACGACGACCAGTTCACCTTCAACCGCAAGAGGGTGGAGGAGTTCGCGCGTCTCATGATCGACCGCCCCCTGGGGATGACCTACAACTGCGCGGTGCGCGCGGAGCACATCGACCCGGAGCTTCTGGCGCTGATGAAGAGGTCGGGGTGCTGGATGATGAGCCTGGGGATCGAGACGGGGGATCCGGAGCTCCTCGCCCAGCACCGGCAGAACGCCGACCTGGACCACCTGGCCCGGAAGATCCGCATGATAAAGGACGCCGGGATGCGCACGAAGGGGCTCCTGATGATCGGGCTCCCGGGAGAAACGGAAGAGAGCATCCGGCGCAGCATGGACTACGTCTTCTCCCTCCCGATCGACGACTTCAACCTGGCGAAGTTCACCCCTTTTCCCGGGTCGCCGATCTACGACCGGATCCACGAGCTCGGCGAGTTCAACGAGGACTGGGAGCAGATGGACTGCATGAACTTTCTCTTCGTGACAAAGGGGATGACGAGGGAGCGCCTGGAGGAGCTTTTCCAGGAGTTCTACCGCAACCACTTCAAGCGGCCGAAGGTGCTCTGGGGGTACGTGGCGATGCTGTGGCGCTCGCCGCACAGCTGGCAGCGCTTCATCGGCAACATGGGGAGCTTTTTGAAGTTCACCCGCAACACCGAGCGCTATCTCGAGCCGGAGGGGTGA
- a CDS encoding acyloxyacyl hydrolase, which produces MKLRAPFRAGLATALCLVCLSGVSFAAAEAPTAPVAGEVKSAPADERLPTQHGVSLEYGYVFDPQEDLTYAMARVFAIYDYASIWRNTARKELRFKIEGAAGSTITPSANAMVSANMFAMYYPWFRPNPTFRPYIEGGIGIIYTQFRVQGQGLHFNFNPILGVGVEMPQKDGKNPFMSLRTHHISNGNLYHENRGVNAVVLQAGRYF; this is translated from the coding sequence ATGAAGCTGAGGGCACCTTTTCGTGCAGGACTTGCAACTGCACTTTGTCTCGTCTGTCTTTCCGGCGTATCGTTTGCCGCCGCGGAGGCCCCGACAGCGCCTGTCGCTGGAGAGGTGAAGTCCGCCCCTGCCGACGAGCGCCTGCCGACCCAGCACGGCGTGTCGCTGGAGTACGGCTATGTGTTCGATCCGCAGGAAGATCTTACCTATGCCATGGCGCGAGTCTTCGCTATCTACGACTACGCGAGCATCTGGCGCAACACCGCGCGCAAGGAGCTGCGCTTCAAGATTGAAGGGGCAGCGGGCAGTACCATCACGCCCAGTGCCAATGCCATGGTGTCAGCGAACATGTTCGCCATGTACTACCCTTGGTTCCGTCCGAATCCGACCTTCCGCCCGTACATAGAGGGGGGGATCGGGATCATCTACACCCAGTTCAGGGTGCAGGGGCAGGGGCTGCACTTCAACTTCAATCCGATACTCGGGGTAGGTGTGGAGATGCCCCAGAAGGACGGGAAGAACCCCTTCATGTCGCTGCGCACGCACCATATCTCCAACGGGAATCTCTACCACGAAAACCGCGGAGTAAATGCGGTCGTCCTCCAGGCCGGACGCTACTTCTAG